The following is a genomic window from Sphingobacterium spiritivorum.
CGTTATTGAAGCCAGAGACCAGGCGCATGCTGAAGGAAAGAGATTAATCGCTCAAGCTAAACAGGAAATCGATACGCAAAAGACTAAAGCTTTGGCTGAAGTGAAAGCACAGGTTTCTGAACTGTCTATTGAGATCGCTCGCAAAGTGTTAAGCAAAGAATTTGAAGACCAGGGTAAACAGCAGGCATTAGTTGCTGATTTGCTTAAGGATGTTAAATTGAACTAATCATTCATTCAGGTTTTCAAATTATAATTTATAACTATGTCAGTATTTAAAGTAGCATCTAGATATGCAAAGTCGTTGATCGACTTGTCGCAGGAACAGGGTCAACTGGAGGAAGTGAAATCCAATATAGATCAATTTGTATCTGTGTTGAAAGAAAATTCTAGCTTGCGTGCTGTCTTAGCAAATCCGATTATTACCTGGGAAAAGAAATATGCCATCCTTGAACAAATATTTAAGGATAAATTCGGTGCTTCCGTACTGGCGTTTTTCAGAATCATGATCTTCAAAGGTCGTGGTGAGATCCTTTATAATACAGCACAGGAATTTTTACGTGAATACAATGTGATCAAAGGTATTGTAGAAGCTACTGTTATTTCGGCAGCACCTCTTTCTGCAGAGAATCTGGATGCATTGAAAAAAGTAATCACAGAAGAGCTCCATGCGCAGGTATTGCTGACAAATAAAGTCGATGCTTCCCTTATCGGAGGTTTCATCGTAAAAGTAGGTGATAAGCAGATCGATACCAGCATCGCACGTAAACTGGATGATTTAGAAAGATATTTAACTGCTCAGTC
Proteins encoded in this region:
- the atpH gene encoding ATP synthase F1 subunit delta, with translation MSVFKVASRYAKSLIDLSQEQGQLEEVKSNIDQFVSVLKENSSLRAVLANPIITWEKKYAILEQIFKDKFGASVLAFFRIMIFKGRGEILYNTAQEFLREYNVIKGIVEATVISAAPLSAENLDALKKVITEELHAQVLLTNKVDASLIGGFIVKVGDKQIDTSIARKLDDLERYLTAQSV